In the Candidatus Omnitrophota bacterium genome, one interval contains:
- the metK gene encoding methionine adenosyltransferase — protein sequence MKSYFASESVTEGHPDKVCDQISDTVLDAVLSNDPNGRVACEALVTRGFVMVAGEITTDCYVGVPKLVRNLLKDIGYDDPAVGFDYESCGVVTAIQEQSPDIALGVDTGGAGDQGLMFGFANSETPELMPLPIMLSHKLVRRLSELRKDGLLRYLRPDGKSQVSIEYDKGVPKRVDAIVIGAHHTKDVKTEDLRADIKKLVIDHIVPKDMIDNDSKIFINGTGRFEVGGPVSDTGVTGRKIIVDTYGGFARHGGGAFSGKDPTKVDRSASYMSRYIAKNIVKAGIASACEVQLSYCIGIAEPVSVNVNTFGTSQVDDKKIAKGVREVFKLTPGGIIDELKLLRPIYTKTAAYGHFGREGEGFTWENTDRVDDLKRVVK from the coding sequence ATGAAAAGTTATTTTGCATCTGAATCAGTGACCGAGGGGCACCCGGATAAAGTTTGCGATCAAATATCCGATACGGTATTGGATGCGGTTTTATCTAACGATCCTAATGGTAGAGTTGCTTGCGAAGCATTAGTAACTAGAGGATTTGTAATGGTAGCCGGAGAAATTACCACTGACTGTTATGTCGGCGTTCCAAAGTTAGTTAGAAATTTACTAAAAGATATTGGTTATGATGATCCAGCGGTAGGCTTTGATTATGAGAGTTGCGGGGTAGTAACTGCAATTCAGGAACAGTCACCAGATATTGCCTTAGGGGTTGATACCGGCGGTGCCGGCGATCAAGGGTTAATGTTTGGGTTTGCAAATTCTGAAACACCAGAGTTAATGCCGTTACCGATTATGCTCTCGCATAAGTTGGTGCGGAGACTTTCAGAGTTACGTAAAGACGGACTTCTGCGTTACTTACGACCAGATGGAAAGTCTCAAGTTTCAATAGAGTATGATAAAGGTGTACCTAAAAGAGTAGATGCTATTGTTATTGGTGCGCATCACACTAAGGATGTAAAAACTGAAGACCTTAGAGCTGATATTAAAAAGCTAGTAATTGACCACATAGTTCCTAAAGATATGATTGATAATGACTCAAAGATTTTTATTAATGGTACTGGTAGGTTTGAAGTTGGCGGTCCAGTTTCTGATACTGGTGTTACTGGCCGAAAAATTATCGTTGACACTTATGGTGGGTTTGCCCGTCATGGCGGAGGTGCTTTTTCAGGAAAGGATCCGACGAAAGTAGATAGATCTGCTTCTTATATGTCTCGATATATTGCTAAAAATATTGTTAAGGCTGGCATTGCTTCGGCATGTGAAGTTCAGCTTTCTTATTGTATCGGTATTGCTGAGCCGGTATCGGTAAATGTAAATACTTTCGGAACCTCACAGGTTGATGATAAGAAAATTGCCAAGGGAGTTAGAGAGGTATTCAAGCTTACTCCGGGTGGGATTATTGATGAGTTAAAGCTGCTTCGACCAATTTACACTAAAACTGCCGCTTACGGTCATTTTGGAAGAGAGGGAGAGGGTTTTACTTGGGAAAACACCGATAGAGTTGACGATCTAAAGCGGGTGGTAAAATGA
- the ahcY gene encoding adenosylhomocysteinase produces MNYDVKDKKLASEGKKRIEWAIQRMPVLEQIRRRFSKEKTLKGLTIGACLHITTETAALAVTLKAAGARALFCASNPLSTQDDTAASLVFDYGIEVFAINAEDTKTYYSHINSVLAAKPQITLDDGADLVSTIHKRAASSKKIDYLPWASTEETTTGVIRLKALEKEGRLLYPVVAVNDAYTKHLFDNRYGTGQSTIDGIIRATNKLIAGTTLVVCGYGWCGKGAAQRARGLGARVVVCEVDHLKALEAVMDGFSVMPMKEAAKIGNIFITVTGDINVIARDHFPLMQDATLVCNSGHFDVEIEIKALAKMAVKQREAKPLVREFTLKNGKRIYLLGEGRLVNLACAEGHPAEVMDLSFANQALSCEFIAKNKGKLKKQVYKVPDRIDLKVAELKLKSMGIKIDKLTKEQKAYLSAWQEGT; encoded by the coding sequence ATGAACTACGATGTAAAGGATAAAAAATTAGCCTCCGAAGGTAAGAAAAGAATTGAATGGGCTATTCAAAGAATGCCGGTTTTAGAACAAATACGCCGACGGTTTTCTAAAGAGAAAACTCTTAAAGGTTTAACTATTGGTGCTTGCCTGCATATAACTACCGAGACTGCGGCTTTAGCAGTTACCCTAAAGGCTGCCGGAGCTCGAGCTTTGTTTTGCGCCTCGAATCCTTTATCGACCCAGGATGATACCGCGGCTTCCTTGGTTTTTGATTATGGAATAGAGGTATTTGCAATTAACGCCGAAGATACAAAGACTTATTATAGCCATATTAATTCAGTCTTAGCGGCTAAACCTCAGATTACTCTTGATGACGGGGCAGATTTAGTTTCAACGATTCATAAACGGGCGGCTAGCTCTAAAAAAATAGACTACTTGCCTTGGGCAAGTACCGAAGAGACGACCACCGGGGTAATTCGTTTAAAGGCCTTGGAGAAAGAGGGTCGGTTGCTTTATCCAGTGGTTGCCGTTAATGATGCCTATACTAAACATTTATTTGATAATCGTTACGGAACTGGACAATCAACCATTGACGGGATAATTCGAGCCACTAACAAATTAATTGCTGGGACAACTCTAGTTGTTTGTGGCTATGGTTGGTGTGGAAAAGGTGCTGCCCAACGTGCTCGTGGTTTGGGAGCAAGAGTGGTTGTTTGTGAGGTAGACCACCTAAAGGCGCTTGAAGCAGTTATGGATGGTTTTTCAGTGATGCCGATGAAAGAAGCTGCAAAGATTGGCAATATATTTATTACGGTAACTGGAGATATAAATGTTATTGCTCGCGATCATTTTCCTTTAATGCAAGATGCGACTTTAGTTTGTAATTCTGGTCATTTTGATGTGGAGATTGAGATTAAAGCTCTTGCTAAAATGGCAGTTAAGCAAAGAGAAGCCAAACCTTTAGTGCGCGAATTTACCCTTAAAAATGGAAAGCGAATCTATCTTTTGGGAGAAGGTCGGCTAGTAAACCTTGCTTGTGCCGAAGGACATCCGGCTGAAGTTATGGACTTAAGTTTTGCGAACCAGGCTTTAAGCTGTGAATTTATCGCAAAAAATAAAGGTAAACTTAAAAAACAAGTTTATAAAGTTCCTGATAGAATAGATTTAAAAGTTGCTGAGCTTAAATTAAAGTCAATGGGCATAAAAATTGATAAGTTGACTAAAGAACAAAAAGCCTATTTGAGTGCTTGGCAAGAAGGAACCTAA
- the scpB gene encoding SMC-Scp complex subunit ScpB — MKSIAKRNKLMDKQKVKSIIESLLFINERPIEMNELLQVVEATKKEVELALDELKEEYAQRQSGICIVKVAGGYQMCSCPENETWVKKMYQERTKQKLSVASLETLAIIAYKQPITRVEVEAIRGVNVDGVAKKLTDSGLIKIGGRKDVVGRPFLYITTRKFLEYFGINSLKDLPKLEDFVALAGKDTAIVEDKEKVESNNEVSEPIVDPAN, encoded by the coding sequence ATGAAATCTATCGCCAAAAGAAATAAACTTATGGATAAGCAGAAAGTAAAATCAATTATTGAGTCTTTGCTTTTTATTAATGAACGGCCAATCGAAATGAATGAGTTACTTCAAGTAGTTGAGGCAACCAAGAAAGAGGTCGAATTGGCCTTAGATGAACTTAAAGAAGAGTATGCTCAGCGTCAGAGTGGCATATGTATTGTTAAGGTTGCTGGAGGCTATCAGATGTGTTCTTGTCCGGAGAATGAAACTTGGGTTAAAAAAATGTACCAGGAGCGGACAAAGCAAAAACTTTCAGTGGCTTCCTTGGAAACTCTAGCCATTATTGCTTATAAGCAGCCAATTACTCGTGTTGAAGTTGAGGCTATTCGTGGAGTTAATGTTGATGGTGTAGCCAAGAAGCTTACCGATAGCGGATTAATTAAAATTGGCGGTCGCAAAGATGTGGTTGGCAGGCCCTTTCTTTATATTACTACTCGGAAATTTTTAGAATACTTTGGAATTAACAGTTTAAAAGATCTACCGAAATTAGAAGATTTTGTTGCCTTAGCCGGTAAAGATACGGCAATTGTTGAAGATAAGGAAAAAGTTGAAAGTAATAACGAGGTTTCAGAGCCGATAGTCGATCCTGCAAATTAA